One window of the Eucalyptus grandis isolate ANBG69807.140 chromosome 8, ASM1654582v1, whole genome shotgun sequence genome contains the following:
- the LOC120287696 gene encoding malate dehydrogenase, glyoxysomal-like, with product MKINPPVFVLHLYDVENTAGVTADISPMDTGTVVRGFCGTATSGGIVNINAGVIRTLCDGITKCCPKAIVNLISNPVITTASVAAKVFKRACPYDPKKLLGVTMLVLTNL from the exons ATGAAGATCAACCCGCCCGTCTTTGTTCTTCATCTGTATGATGTCGAGAATACTGCTGGTGTCACCGCGGATATTAGCCCCATGGACACCGGTACCGTG GTCCGTGGGTTTTGTGGGACAGCAACAAGTGGAGGAATTGTCAACATAAATGCCGGAGTGATCAGAACCCTTTGTGATGGAATTACCAAATGTTGCCCGAAAGCTATTGTCAACCTGATTAGCAACCCTGTTATAACCACAGCTTCCGTTGCAGCCAAAGTTTTCAAGAGAGCTTGCCCTTATGATCCAAAGAAACTGTTGGGTGTGACCATGCTCGTCTTAACTAATTTGTG